A single region of the Mercenaria mercenaria strain notata chromosome 6, MADL_Memer_1, whole genome shotgun sequence genome encodes:
- the LOC123550328 gene encoding complement C1q tumor necrosis factor-related protein 3-like: MTESVQSGSIFCFVCIVICSVAAASSAAEDKIGAEYILREIQNLKTKVSELENDVIRLQRRNDDLEQEVSTLQHEQEYTKENGAVQSYGNKAANQTYYEKYPRSVASSCQIAFTVGVSVVDLTNLGDHHTVIFDRAISNIGNAYSTTSGIFQVPLKGAYVFTLTMMVLSRHSEYLEIVVDGNRINDILADASSVDDFMSTTKQWILDLNSGSEVWIRTSSYQNHGEIHGTMHTLFSGFLLFETE, from the exons ATGACGGAATCAG TACAATCTGGCAGCATCTTTTGCTTCGTTTGTATTGTTATTTGTTCTGTTGCCGCGGCTTCAAGCGCAGCTGAAGATAAAATTGGAGCTGAATACATTTTGAGggaaattcaaaatttgaaaacaaaagtgtCGGAATTAGAAAATGATGTCATTCGTCTTCAGAGACGTAACGACGACTTAGAGCAAGAAGTATCCACTTTGCAGCATGAACAG GAATATACAAAGGAAAATGGTGCTGTTCAAAGCTATGGCAATAAGGCTGCAAACCAAACGTATTACGAAAAATATCCCCGAA GCGTGGCTTCATCATGTCAGATTGCGTTCACAGTAGGTGTATCCGTTGTTGACTTGACAAATTTAGGTGACCATCACACTGTCATCTTCGACAGGGCGATCTCCAACATTGGCAATGCTTATAGCACAACCTCTGGCATTTTCCAAGTGCCATTAAAAGGCGCATATGTTTTCACTCTGACAATGATGGTACTCTCCCGTCATAGCGAATATCTGGAAATTGTCGTCGATGGAAATCGTATTAACGACATTTTAGCAGATGCTTCTTCAGTTGACGATTTTATGTCTACTACAAAACAGTGGATTCTCGATCTTAACAGTGGCTCTGAAGTCTGGATTCGAACCTCTTCGTATCAAAACCATGGTGAAATACATGGAACAATGCATACACTTTTCAGTGGATTTCTCTTATTCGAGACAGAGTAA